A window of the Bradyrhizobium ottawaense genome harbors these coding sequences:
- a CDS encoding family 1 encapsulin nanocompartment shell protein, translating to MNNLHRGLAPISAAAWAQIEEEASRTIKRHLAARRVVDVEGPKGADFAAVATGHQRPIQTPGDGIEAAQRETKALVEFRIPFELTREAIDDVERGANDSNWSPLKEAARKIAFAEDRAVFDGYAAAGIQGIRQGTSNPALTLPANVKGYPGVVAQAVSQLRLAGVNGPYTLVLGTEPYTAIGGATDDGYPVLQHIQRLVDGKIIWAPAIEGGVVLTTRGGDFDLTLGQDISIGYLSHSETTVRLYFQETIAFLMLTTEASVVLAPGTKKSD from the coding sequence ATGAATAATCTTCATCGGGGACTCGCCCCCATCTCCGCCGCGGCATGGGCCCAGATCGAAGAGGAGGCCTCCCGAACCATCAAGCGTCACCTGGCGGCGCGGCGCGTCGTGGATGTGGAAGGCCCGAAGGGCGCGGATTTCGCGGCCGTAGCTACCGGTCATCAGCGACCGATCCAGACACCGGGCGACGGAATCGAAGCGGCGCAACGCGAGACAAAGGCGCTGGTCGAATTCCGCATTCCGTTCGAGCTCACGCGCGAGGCGATCGACGACGTGGAACGCGGCGCAAACGATTCGAACTGGTCGCCGCTGAAGGAAGCGGCGCGCAAGATCGCATTCGCCGAGGATCGCGCGGTCTTCGACGGGTACGCCGCCGCTGGGATTCAGGGTATCCGCCAGGGCACCAGCAATCCGGCGTTGACGCTTCCCGCCAACGTGAAGGGTTATCCAGGCGTGGTCGCGCAGGCGGTGAGTCAATTGCGGCTGGCGGGTGTCAATGGACCCTATACGCTCGTGTTGGGCACGGAGCCGTACACCGCGATCGGCGGAGCAACCGACGACGGGTATCCGGTCCTGCAACATATCCAGCGTCTCGTCGACGGAAAGATCATCTGGGCGCCGGCGATCGAGGGAGGCGTCGTGCTCACCACCCGTGGCGGCGATTTTGACCTCACCCTCGGCCAGGACATCTCCATCGGCTATCTGAGCCATTCCGAGACGACCGTCCGCCTCTACTTTCAGGAAACAATCGCCTTTCTCATGCTGACAACCGAGGCGTCTGTGGTGCTGGCTCCGGGAACGAAGAAGTCCGATTAG